In the Cucurbita pepo subsp. pepo cultivar mu-cu-16 chromosome LG17, ASM280686v2, whole genome shotgun sequence genome, CGAAGAACAGTACGGCGACGGTGGTTGGTATATATACCTCGCAAATCCACGCCATTTCTCCCATGGCTAAACGACACGGACCTCAGCctcatatattattataataggTAATGATTACGTCAAAATTTGATAGTTTCATCCAATTGtcgaattattaaaaaaataataaaaatattatttattaaattaagtctaaaatattatcaatttttaccCAAATACGAGtgaaaatgactaaaatagcCTTTGTTCATCAATATcatctaatatttaaattattatagttTTCAGATTTGTTGTActtcaaaaacaaataactgtcagtaattttaattcttataatGGAGCAATTTCgttggatttaaaaaatatttataaataaataacaaaataataaatgtataGATGGAAGTAGTATTtataccttttattttttaaaaaataaaaaataaaaataaaaaactaaaattaagtttttaaatattgaaaaatgtagtaatcAGCCCTAAATTTGAAAGATCATTAAacaattgaattataaaattattacaccttaaattttcattcacctttataaaatttgaaatttataatattaaacatttaaaataaatggtttataatattaaacatttaaaataaatagtttagaTCTACGTTGAATATATAGATGTAGATATCGAGGTCtcgaatttataaaaatattaaataatttataatatttttgggTTTCTATGTAATTAGTGGAAAAAAATTATCCTTTTTAATTGTGTTAATTTTCACCTTctttttttgtgaaattttaatgcatgcctttattgttttttcacAATTGAAGGGAGAGTTTAATTTGGTGCATTTGATGCATTTTATCTGgccataattaataattaaagcaCAGGTAATGCATTTTATCTGgccataattaataattaaaacataggTGTTAGTCCATATTCTATAGACATCTACATTAATggaaatttctcaaaaaataaaataaaatataaaaaattacatttattgaactttgttttaaataaaataaaatcgttctaatatatatatgttagatTATGTATGTGTCTCTACATACTATTATGTTACTGTTACTATGATAGAACTGCTAGAGGACTGTCAACTAACTTCTAATAGCGACGAGTCTTTTATGGTTGACCTACAGAGATATATCTTAGTTGGCTTAGACACGAGATTGCTCCCcgattattaattatgatattagGGTAATGTGATGGAGCTACTAAAGAGGCGTCAACTAACATATCATAGCAAGGAGTCATCGTTACTAACTCGCTGTGTATTATGTCTCATAGTAGGAATATGACATATGTGGGTTGCCATTAAATTTGACATATGAAACCAGTGGAAGAAGAATACGTTGTTTTCCTCGGTGATAAATAAACACCATTTCATCAGTTACAGGTTTCATAACTTAGCCTGAAGAACACTTCTACTCCTAATACACATCATCAATTCAATAGccaaaaatagtttaaactTGAGTTCTTAGTCAGCTCAGTCTACAGAgtatacataaaatatttgcTGGATTTCACCTAATAAGCCAATGATCAATCCCCATCACTTAACTTGATCTGATCTAGTGGTGCTCATCTGGTTTACTAGTGAAAAATTTGAGGCAACTTACCTAATTCCTCCTTTCCTTTGCCCGTTTTCGTGATTGACGACCCCTTATTTTCCACTTGTCGTTTCCACCTGGTCGATTCTGCTCTTCGATTTCTTGAACTTTGCGTTTTCTGCAAGAGGTTTTTCAGAAGGATATAAGCAGAACAGAACACTGAACAATGCACAAGAAATATTACATTCAACTTAAAGACGAagcaattttcaaaatctggAAGTGCACCGATGGAAGAACTGATCAAGACTGCATATGAAAGCTTCTTAAATTATGCACATGCTCCACCAATGTTGCATTAGAATGCACTTTACAATGTTCCTCGTCCAAGTGATTCAAAGAAGCAACCATATCATAAAACAGATAACGAGTAGATTTCAAAATGGATAGCCATATATTCCcccatttcttttccttcactGGAAAATTTTGCTATAGCAAGAGAATGTGTTAAAGATCAAACCTGTACTGAGTGAGGGCCTGGTCGGAAAGCAGTTCGTCGGCAAGCGTTGCTTTCCTCTCCTTCTTTGTTAATCTACCCGAGAagaagtccaaagaagactcGACCACAGTTCCTACCTGGTAAATGcttaaaactcaaaataagtCTAGAGCAAATATTAACACTGGACATATTGTTTACtaagaaaattttacttttgctCGAGTATAAAATGAGTTGATTTCTCGTGAAACTAAAAGCTTGCCTGGAAATATTTGGGAAGTGTTTTTGATTTCGAATCACCCTTCTTGTAGTGTCTCTTGGGATCAATGACGCTCCTCAGCTATAATCATCAAGAGAAATAAGGACGCAGCAGAAGTCAATCAAACAGAAATTTTCCGAGTTCATAGATATTGGATGATAATAAACACATAGAGATAGATGGACCATTCAAATCAACCacactagtaaatattatcctaTAAGTTGAATATCTACGTAACTATGCTTTTCTTTCAAAGATTCACGACCACAGATGCAATGGTGAAAAAATAATCCATCTACTCAAACTAGCCCAACACACTCTGACGTCCAATTTCGGGTTTCAACAACTTAGTATAGAAAGTATAGTATTTTTCTAATAAGAAACTAAACTTCCGGttagaaaaaatgaatgaatacaGGAGCacacaaaaaataaagccCATAAAAGGGGGCAAACTACAAGAAAGGCCTCCAATCAAGCAAAATAATATCTAaagaataattacaaaacagCTTCATCACCAGAACCCAAAGAGAAACATAGAATCTAACAAGAGAAAACGTCACACGGAGACCTATCCAGCCCTCGAAAATTCCTATGAACTTGAAACAACTTGGTCAAGTACTAGTACATTGcgaattgaaaatatatgtttcATGTGGcatcaaaatgttttttttttttttttttttttttttttttttttNNNNNttttttttttttttttttttttttttttttttgggggggtgATATCCATGGGTGTCCAAGCAAACTTGGCAACTTGACTACTTTCAAACGACAACCACCTGACCCTACTATATTTGGTTGTCTAGATAATTTGTAGGATATTAAATTCTAGATAGGTGGCCAATATGGGATTGAAATAATTCCCCAAGTACTAGAATATATGTTTCATGTGCACCAAagcatattattatttctctaTATGACCCCAACAAATAAAATACGTAGAAACATGACATTCTAATTAGTCATTACATGCATCATAGCAATCATATATATCCATTGTCCTAGTTCTAGAAGAATATTGAATCTTGGAACCAAAGATGAATAAGAACACACAAATCATGCCCATCTGCAGTGTTCTGTTCTAGTTCTAGAAGAATATTGAATCTTGGAACCAGAGATGAATAAGAACACACACGCCATACCCATATCACAGAGCTCTTTAGCATGATTACAACTCTCGATCCATGGTGAAAGTAACCAGTTTCTATATAACCGTCCAAACTATGTGGAATACAAAACTAATGAGAGTATGGATAATACATCAAAGACATCCTCACCTTCAACAAGCGCAaatctttttccatttcaggGGTCATGGTTTGTGCTGGCATGTCAAACCTAGTTACAGTAACAAGCGTATGAGTAGAGAATATGGAACTTCAACTACTGTGTTAATAAACTGATGGTGTCTAGCAAGGTACCACAACCaatgaagttgaaaataaaaataacaaccaTTCAAATAAGATTAAAACCATGTGAGAGGAGTAAAAGTGCCTTCATTGATTCTCCAGGAATCAATGGTAAAACTGAAACTATTGAAATTTCATATGAAAAGAGCATATACCAACTCCTCCCAGCCGTGTCACTAACTTGCTTTCTCAATAActtattcaacttttttggGTTGTTTGGGGGAACAAACAGCCCATCCACAAGCTCTGAATTGTTTTTCCAAACAAGACCATTTTCCGCTTGACTGTGAGATTTGTCACAAGCCTTGGTTTTGGACCCTGACGACGAGGTGGGCAGCTTTGGCTCCCAAGAAAGGCTAATGACAGGCTTTTTTCCTGACATCtacaaaatataagaaaatttcaatcaGCCTTTAGTTCAAACATCACTTAAAACTGTACCagttaagaaaattaattaactggtgttctaaaaaacaaaattctattAATTCTGTTGACATCTATATCCATAGTATAAAAGGCGCAATAagggagattttttttttgtgctaaATCGTGTACCCTTTCGTCTTAATTTCTGAAATTAACAAGTCAATTTCAAGGAAGAAAACAATCCACATTAATAAAACACAGTTGGTTCATTACCGTTTAATTGATTACTCCTCatgaataaattgaaaaatatgtcTGGACTCAAGTTTTTAATCAGGTTTGAGCTTCATACAACGATAGATTCGtattccaataaaaaaaaaatgtctggATTCATGCTCTTAGTTCTATAAATCCGAAGTATTATTGGATATTGTATTGGTTAATTGAGGGAAACAATTTCAATCTTCAGNTTGTATTCTCACAACTATAATTTACAAATACACAAACATGAATAAGGTTGAAGTTGTTCGGTCAATCGATAAACAACGATTTAAAAGAGAATTGGATAACTGATTCTGTCCGAATCAGAACAGCCAAGCACAAACCACGTCCCAATTTTCAATAAGGCTGAACTTATTTTCGAATTTATCCGgcaatttttattaacaaaaacaaacaaacagacaGATAAACAACTCCTCCATTCTTTCATGAGAGTTTCTAATGAAGACATAGATGATGATAGGGAGAATACCAGTCACAACAAGGGAGTAGAAACTCAGTGCTGAACTCCAATGAAGGGGGCTGCGATGGCACGAGCGGAAGATAGAAGAAGTGGCGCGGAAGAAGCGACGGCGCGacgaaaaagaagaagtgGCGCGGTGAAAGAGAGAGGgttttcccctttcttttatttaatttaatttaattatctttaaaaaaattaattttgttagcTTGAAAAAACTTTCTCCCTCacattttttccttattttattttattttattaatttttaaattcatatgtaattgttttcgttttcatttattattttcgttttattgaattaaataaatatatattttatacttttagtTTGTACTTAtttgggttattttttttaatcttctatattttaatattttttaaatactaataaaataatattttacccttaattattcttatatatttgtcttcttatctttaccatattttattgtttagttattttcttaaaaaatgttgatCTTACCTGGGCGATCGACTCGACTCGCAATGTCGTAGATTGCAAGCATTTTCATGTCCGTGAAGGATCAAACGTACGCTTGAGAGTTGAATGCACGAATCAGAGACGGCCACGTGTCACCCTTCCCTCGGGTGATTGTGTACTTGCACATGGTTGCGTGCGTGGGAGACTTACTTTGTCTATGAAAAGCGCGTGTAATCTCCTTTTTGCCTCGTTCAACCTCCATCTGAGGTTTCTCACCTCGATTGCATAAGTCCCCTTTTTCCCGTTCAATCTCCATTTGAGGTTTCTCACCCtgattttaatattaactttattttgacTCAAATTAAAATCTACTCGATAAATTTcagaaaaattgaagttttaaataatgatCAAACTTGTGACCTTTCAACGAGACTCCTGGCCTTTCGTacctaccaaaaaaaaaaaattacagaaatgaaaattgaaattaaaaaaaaaaaactatgaagTAAAATTCTCTAAcaataattattgattatcacaaaaaataaatagagaattttgacggatatatatatatatataatttacaatttgaaataaaacaaaacaaaagaaaattatgaagtAAAATTCTCTAAcaataattattgattatgacaaaaaaaaaaaataataaacagaGAATTTTgacgtatatatatatataatttatttttaattatttaataatatatatatatatatatatatatatattgtgcaAATTATTGAACTATAGGGAacaaattataagtttattgataaaataggaccaaattttgacaaaatagtgaaataaaaatgcctagaaaaaaaaaaggaaataaaatggGAAAAATCGCGAATTCCATTTTTGCTTAGTAAGCagaattttatgtttgaaagGGTTCGTAAATTTCCTTCCTGGCGAATAGGGTTGTTACGTAGCAACTTGCAAGAGCTCGTTCATTCTTTGGGTGAAATTTTGGCACCGGCAGCGATTCTTCGTCGTCCACCGACCACAATCCGCCGCGACTCCATTTGCTGAGCTTCGATTTTCAAGAACGTTCTGATGCTCGGCCACCACTGCGTCGAGTAACCACCGCAGCACCACTCTCACTCACACATCGTTGCCACTGCGATGGCGATTCCTTTCGGGAAGATCACCATTCTCGTTGGAGCTGGTTCATACACTGTAAACTTAGTAGTTTA is a window encoding:
- the LOC111779383 gene encoding rRNA-processing protein fcf2-like; amino-acid sequence: MSGKKPVISLSWEPKLPTSSSGSKTKACDKSHSQAENGLVWKNNSELVDGLFVPPNNPKKLNKLLRKQVSDTAGRSWFDMPAQTMTPEMEKDLRLLKLRSVIDPKRHYKKGDSKSKTLPKYFQVGTVVESSLDFFSGRLTKKERKATLADELLSDQALTQYRKRKVQEIEEQNRPGGNDKWKIRGRQSRKRAKERRN